In Sphingomonas psychrotolerans, the following proteins share a genomic window:
- a CDS encoding serine hydrolase domain-containing protein, protein MHSWRIFGSIAALALASPAWPQATVPLPSRTDQSQSATAAVAKRYVAEGRVPGIVILSGVGNAPPRVVSEGRISLEPNAPAADVDSLWRVYSMTKPITGIAAMILVEEGKLKLDQPISDFIPAFKDMKVLVDPARDLTSRPATRPITVRHLLTHTAGFGYTIITKGPLLDEYNRLGINPAAVNALMEPNMRAARPKSLEEFANRVATLPLLSDPGDRWSYSIGLDVLGRVIEVAGGMPFDQFVQTRIFDPLKMRASYWTVPQDKAGILATNYMTPKLAIDTGAASVWLQPPSFPYGGAGLAMSARDYDRFLHMLVNGGELDGARILKPETVKLAMSDLLPASVDRSTLAHMTADSGVPIGFGAGGSVYLADKPGGPGKGTFGWGGAAGTIGWADPVRKLRGVAMINTFSDKDLKREASKAIYADLAQ, encoded by the coding sequence ATGCATAGCTGGCGGATATTCGGATCGATCGCGGCGCTGGCGCTCGCCAGTCCGGCCTGGCCACAAGCGACAGTGCCGCTGCCGTCGCGGACAGACCAAAGTCAGTCCGCAACTGCCGCTGTCGCGAAGCGCTACGTCGCCGAAGGTAGGGTTCCAGGCATCGTTATCCTGAGTGGAGTCGGCAATGCTCCGCCGCGTGTGGTTTCCGAGGGCCGCATCTCGCTCGAGCCGAATGCGCCGGCGGCGGACGTGGACAGCCTGTGGCGGGTCTATTCGATGACCAAGCCGATCACCGGCATCGCGGCGATGATCCTCGTCGAGGAAGGCAAGCTCAAGCTCGACCAGCCGATCAGCGACTTCATCCCCGCGTTCAAGGACATGAAGGTCCTCGTCGATCCTGCCAGGGACCTGACCAGCCGGCCCGCGACTCGCCCGATCACCGTGCGCCATCTGCTCACCCACACTGCCGGGTTCGGCTATACGATCATCACCAAGGGTCCGTTGCTCGACGAGTATAACCGTCTCGGAATCAATCCGGCTGCGGTCAACGCGCTGATGGAACCGAACATGCGCGCGGCCCGGCCCAAGAGCCTCGAAGAGTTCGCCAACCGCGTTGCGACGTTGCCGCTGCTCTCGGATCCTGGTGACAGATGGAGCTATTCGATCGGGCTCGACGTGCTCGGCCGGGTGATCGAAGTCGCCGGCGGCATGCCGTTCGACCAGTTCGTGCAAACGCGCATCTTCGACCCGCTCAAGATGCGCGCGAGTTATTGGACAGTGCCGCAGGACAAGGCGGGCATTCTCGCCACCAACTATATGACGCCCAAGCTGGCGATCGATACCGGCGCCGCCTCAGTCTGGCTCCAGCCGCCGAGCTTCCCTTATGGCGGTGCCGGTCTCGCCATGTCGGCGCGCGACTATGATCGCTTCCTCCACATGCTCGTTAATGGCGGCGAACTGGACGGCGCCCGCATCCTCAAACCGGAGACGGTGAAGCTGGCGATGTCGGACCTCCTGCCCGCGAGCGTCGACCGGTCGACGCTGGCGCATATGACTGCGGACAGCGGGGTGCCGATCGGCTTTGGCGCCGGGGGCTCGGTCTATCTCGCCGACAAGCCCGGCGGGCCCGGCAAAGGCACTTTCGGTTGGGGCGGTGCGGCGGGGACTATCGGCTGGGCCGATCCCGTGCGCAAGCTGCGCGGCGTGGCGATGATCAACACCTTCAGCGACAAGGACCTCAAGCGCGAGGCATCGAAAGCAATCTACGCCGATCTTGCCCAATGA